The following coding sequences lie in one Cupriavidus sp. WKF15 genomic window:
- a CDS encoding potassium transporter Kup, with amino-acid sequence MTTQSATTSHYFVESPSTRALVIGAIGVVFGDIGTSPLYALKECFSQEHGIPFSPDAVLGIISMLFWAMIIVVSLKYVLFVMRADNNGEGGVLALMALALRTAAPRSRMAKLLMMLGIFGACMFYGDAVITPAISVLSAVEGLEIAAPGLSHFVIPITLVILAVLFFIQRSGTHAVGKLFGPIMVAWFIALGALGLLHLLQAPGILMAISPHHGIKFLMEHSLQAFVVLGSVFLVLTGAEALYADMGHFGARPIRYGWFVLVMPCLMLNYFGQGAMLLNHPEAVANPFYLMVPSALQLPMVLLATCATVIASQAVISGAFSLTSQAIQLGFVPRMRIRYTSEAEIGQIYLPVINWILLVLVVAVVVAFKKSDNLAAAYGIAVTTTMVITTFLAAVVMRNVWKWNPVLVTLIGLSFLMVDLAFFAANLLKIAEGGWFPLLMGGTAFFLLMTWYSGRKLLRARSLEDGIPLEPFIAGLLAHPPHRVEGTAVFLTGNTDSVPVSLLHNLKHNRVLHERVVFLSFVTRDIPYVDDEHRLSCKDLGGGVYILKSDYGFKETPDVHKVLELAQRKLGMQFELMETSFFIARESVIPSKLPGMSMWRESLFAWMHQNGAKPSDFFQIPANRVVELGTKVEI; translated from the coding sequence ATGACCACCCAATCCGCAACCACCAGCCACTACTTTGTCGAGAGCCCGAGCACGCGCGCTCTTGTGATCGGCGCAATCGGCGTCGTATTCGGCGATATCGGGACCAGCCCGCTGTACGCGCTCAAGGAGTGCTTCAGCCAGGAACATGGCATTCCCTTCAGCCCGGACGCGGTGCTCGGCATCATTTCGATGCTGTTCTGGGCCATGATCATCGTGGTGTCGCTCAAATATGTCCTGTTCGTGATGCGGGCGGACAACAATGGCGAGGGCGGCGTGCTGGCCCTGATGGCGCTGGCACTGCGCACCGCGGCGCCACGCTCGCGCATGGCCAAGCTGCTGATGATGCTGGGCATCTTCGGCGCCTGCATGTTCTACGGCGACGCGGTCATCACGCCGGCCATCTCGGTGTTGTCCGCGGTGGAGGGGCTGGAGATTGCCGCCCCGGGTCTTTCCCACTTTGTCATTCCCATCACGCTGGTCATCCTGGCCGTGCTGTTCTTCATTCAGCGCAGCGGCACGCATGCCGTCGGCAAGCTGTTCGGGCCGATCATGGTCGCCTGGTTCATTGCCCTGGGCGCGCTGGGCCTGCTGCACCTGCTGCAGGCCCCGGGCATCCTGATGGCCATCAGCCCGCACCATGGCATCAAGTTCCTGATGGAGCATTCGCTGCAGGCCTTTGTCGTGCTGGGCTCGGTGTTCCTGGTGCTGACCGGTGCCGAGGCGCTGTACGCGGACATGGGGCATTTTGGCGCGCGCCCGATCCGCTATGGGTGGTTCGTGCTGGTGATGCCGTGCCTGATGCTGAACTACTTTGGCCAGGGGGCGATGCTGCTGAACCATCCGGAAGCCGTGGCCAATCCGTTCTACCTGATGGTGCCCAGTGCGCTGCAACTGCCCATGGTGCTGCTGGCGACCTGCGCCACGGTGATTGCCTCGCAGGCGGTCATTTCTGGCGCGTTCTCGCTGACCAGCCAGGCCATCCAGCTGGGCTTCGTGCCGCGCATGCGGATCCGCTACACGTCGGAGGCGGAAATCGGCCAGATCTACCTGCCGGTCATCAACTGGATCCTGCTGGTGCTCGTGGTGGCGGTCGTGGTGGCCTTCAAGAAATCGGATAACCTGGCCGCTGCTTATGGCATTGCGGTCACCACGACCATGGTAATCACCACCTTCCTGGCCGCCGTGGTGATGCGCAATGTCTGGAAGTGGAACCCGGTGCTGGTGACCCTGATCGGCCTGTCGTTCCTGATGGTGGACCTGGCGTTCTTCGCGGCCAACCTGCTGAAGATCGCGGAAGGCGGCTGGTTCCCGCTGCTGATGGGCGGTACCGCGTTCTTCCTGCTGATGACCTGGTACAGCGGCCGCAAGCTGTTGCGCGCACGCAGCCTGGAAGACGGCATTCCGCTTGAGCCCTTCATTGCCGGCCTGCTGGCGCACCCGCCGCACCGGGTGGAAGGCACGGCCGTGTTCCTGACCGGCAATACCGACTCGGTGCCGGTGTCGCTGCTGCACAACCTGAAGCACAACCGCGTGCTGCATGAACGTGTAGTCTTTCTCAGTTTCGTCACGCGCGACATTCCTTATGTCGATGACGAACACCGCCTGAGCTGCAAGGACCTGGGCGGTGGCGTGTATATCCTGAAGTCCGACTACGGCTTCAAGGAAACCCCGGACGTGCACAAGGTGCTGGAACTCGCGCAGCGCAAGCTCGGCATGCAGTTCGAGCTGATGGAGACGTCCTTCTTCATCGCGCGCGAATCGGTTATCCCGTCCAAGCTGCCGGGCATGTCGATGTGGCGCGAGAGCTTGTTCGCTTGGATGCACCAGAACGGCGCCAAGCCGTCGGACTTCTTCCAGATTCCCGCCAATCGCGTGGTCGAGCTCGGTACCAAGGTCGAGATTTGA
- a CDS encoding ABC transporter ATP-binding protein, with protein sequence MTAAMIEASGINAWYGSSHILRDVDFRVGTGETVGLLGRNGMGKSTLLRTLLGHVRQRTGSIRVAGRDVSRAQPHEVARLGVAYVPEGRGIFPNLSVRENLVMAARKGCNGRHDWDEARVLDLFPRLKERLDHGGQQLSGGEQQMLSIGRALMTNPDCLVLDEATEGLAPRIVREIWEVIATVRATGIASVVVDRNFRSVLAHADRVVVLEKGRVVLTGPAADLAGKHEALDRYLGV encoded by the coding sequence ATGACGGCAGCGATGATCGAAGCCAGCGGCATCAACGCCTGGTACGGCTCCAGCCATATCCTGCGCGACGTGGACTTCCGCGTTGGCACGGGCGAGACCGTGGGCCTGCTCGGGCGCAATGGCATGGGCAAGAGCACGCTGCTGCGAACGCTGCTGGGCCACGTGCGCCAGCGCACCGGCAGCATCCGCGTGGCCGGGCGCGATGTTTCGCGCGCGCAGCCCCACGAGGTGGCGCGCCTTGGGGTGGCCTACGTGCCCGAAGGGCGCGGCATCTTCCCGAACCTGTCGGTGCGCGAGAACCTGGTCATGGCGGCACGCAAGGGCTGCAATGGCCGCCATGACTGGGACGAGGCGCGCGTGCTCGACCTGTTTCCGCGGCTCAAGGAGCGCCTGGACCATGGCGGACAGCAACTGTCCGGCGGCGAGCAGCAGATGCTGTCGATCGGCCGCGCGTTGATGACCAACCCCGACTGCCTGGTGCTTGACGAAGCCACGGAAGGGCTCGCGCCGCGCATCGTGCGCGAGATCTGGGAGGTCATTGCCACTGTGCGGGCGACGGGCATCGCCTCCGTGGTGGTGGATCGCAACTTCCGGTCCGTGCTCGCCCACGCGGACCGCGTGGTCGTGCTGGAGAAGGGGCGTGTCGTCCTGACCGGCCCCGCCGCAGACCTCGCCGGCAAGCATGAGGCTCTCGATCGCTACCTCGGCGTATAA
- a CDS encoding ABC transporter ATP-binding protein has product MSTPVLQATGLTRRFGGLTAVAGVDLSLALHEIHAVIGTNGAGKSTLINMLSGELPPSAGQLHLQGRDVTGWSQPRLARHGIGRSYQRNNIFLPLTVRENCRLAAQSRAQRAWRLWEGAGGCRMSGALADEAMERAGLAAHAGRLASELAHGQKRQLEVAMCLATQPVALLLDEPLAGMGAEESSRMLALLRGLREGHAILLVEHDMDAVFAVADRITVMVNGAVIASGTPDAIRANREVQLAYLGEGEDHEVPA; this is encoded by the coding sequence ATGAGCACACCGGTATTGCAGGCCACCGGCCTGACGCGCCGTTTTGGCGGCCTGACCGCCGTGGCGGGAGTGGATCTGTCGCTGGCGCTGCACGAGATCCACGCAGTGATCGGCACCAACGGCGCCGGCAAATCCACGCTGATCAATATGCTGTCCGGCGAACTGCCGCCTTCGGCAGGCCAGCTTCACCTGCAGGGGCGGGATGTGACCGGGTGGTCCCAGCCGCGGCTGGCCCGGCATGGCATTGGCCGCAGCTACCAGCGCAATAACATCTTCCTGCCGCTCACCGTGCGCGAGAACTGCCGGCTGGCGGCGCAGTCGCGTGCCCAGCGCGCCTGGCGGCTCTGGGAGGGCGCCGGCGGCTGCCGCATGAGCGGCGCGCTTGCCGACGAGGCCATGGAGCGTGCGGGGCTTGCCGCGCATGCGGGGCGGCTCGCCAGCGAACTCGCGCACGGCCAGAAGCGCCAGCTCGAAGTGGCCATGTGCCTGGCCACGCAGCCCGTGGCCCTGCTCCTGGACGAGCCGCTTGCGGGCATGGGCGCCGAAGAGTCGTCGCGCATGCTGGCGCTGTTGCGCGGCCTGCGCGAAGGCCATGCGATCCTGCTGGTAGAGCACGATATGGATGCCGTGTTTGCCGTGGCCGACCGCATCACGGTGATGGTCAACGGCGCGGTCATTGCCAGCGGCACGCCCGATGCCATTCGAGCCAACCGGGAAGTCCAGCTCGCCTACCTGGGCGAGGGCGAAGACCACGAGGTGCCGGCATGA
- a CDS encoding branched-chain amino acid ABC transporter permease, translated as MDTKLSPAASHGSARVAFAWLVAFAVLASLPLVLTADSHKFYIELLSKVMIMAIFALSLQLLIGYTGLVSLGHAAYFAAAAYATAMLAPESGPGNGWLLLAGALGAAAVLAMLVGMLVLRTRGVYFIMVTLAFAQMVYFVFHDTKIAGGSDGTYIYFRPEFPVPGLRQVTVNDPSHFYWMVWAAMGVTVAVLALLLRSRFGHALVGIRHNEQRMRAAGYATYRYQLGAFVAGGMLAGLAGFLYAVQFGFVNPEIASWHQSGNAMLMVILGGVGSLAGAVLGAFSFVLVAEWFSTMTKHWQLLMGGFIIVAVALLPRGLVSLPAVLRPKARAPGVRNGDDDDAAQEAGGERRHHRNTEAA; from the coding sequence ATGGATACCAAGCTTTCCCCGGCGGCTTCGCACGGCAGCGCGCGCGTCGCCTTTGCGTGGCTGGTGGCATTCGCGGTGCTGGCCAGCCTGCCGCTGGTGCTGACCGCAGACAGCCACAAGTTCTATATCGAGCTGCTGAGCAAGGTCATGATCATGGCCATCTTCGCGCTCTCGCTGCAGTTGCTGATCGGCTATACCGGCCTAGTGAGCCTGGGCCATGCCGCCTACTTCGCGGCGGCGGCTTATGCCACGGCCATGCTGGCGCCGGAGTCCGGTCCTGGCAACGGCTGGCTGCTGCTGGCCGGGGCCCTGGGCGCCGCGGCAGTGTTGGCGATGCTGGTCGGCATGCTGGTGCTGCGCACGCGCGGGGTCTACTTCATCATGGTGACGCTGGCGTTCGCGCAGATGGTGTATTTCGTCTTCCACGACACCAAGATCGCTGGCGGCAGCGACGGCACGTACATCTACTTCCGCCCGGAATTCCCGGTGCCCGGCCTGCGGCAAGTGACCGTCAACGACCCCAGTCATTTCTACTGGATGGTCTGGGCCGCCATGGGCGTGACCGTAGCAGTGCTGGCGCTGCTGCTGCGTTCGCGCTTCGGGCACGCGCTGGTGGGCATCCGCCATAACGAGCAGCGCATGCGCGCAGCGGGCTATGCCACGTACCGCTACCAGCTCGGTGCATTCGTCGCCGGCGGCATGCTGGCGGGGCTGGCGGGCTTCCTGTATGCGGTCCAGTTCGGCTTCGTCAACCCGGAAATCGCCTCGTGGCACCAGTCGGGCAATGCCATGCTGATGGTCATCCTGGGCGGCGTGGGCAGCCTGGCCGGCGCGGTGCTGGGCGCCTTTTCCTTTGTGCTGGTGGCCGAGTGGTTCAGCACGATGACCAAGCACTGGCAGTTGCTGATGGGCGGCTTCATCATCGTCGCGGTGGCCCTGCTGCCGCGCGGGCTGGTGAGCCTGCCGGCGGTGCTGCGCCCGAAGGCGCGAGCCCCGGGCGTGCGCAACGGCGATGACGACGACGCAGCGCAGGAGGCGGGCGGTGAACGCCGCCACCACCGCAACACGGAGGCCGCATGA
- a CDS encoding branched-chain amino acid ABC transporter permease has translation MDIVSFLIQCLNSVQYGLLLFLVASGLTLIFGIMGVINLAHGSFYMLGAYLAFTLASLTGNLLIAVPLGIVLGVAFGYVLEWVFFSFLYERDHLQQVLMTYGLILVFEELRSILVGDDVHGVPVPALLDGALPIGNDMTYPVYRLFISAVCLLVAAAMYFVIRRTRLGMMIRAGATNREMVQSLGINVTVLYRVVFALGVALAVLAGMIAAPVSSVYPGMGAQVLIVCFVVVVIGGIGSVKGALVASLLLGFVDTFGKVFWQDASGVLIYLLMAVILLWKPQGLFKAG, from the coding sequence ATGGACATCGTCTCTTTCCTGATCCAGTGCCTGAACAGCGTGCAGTACGGGCTGCTGCTGTTCCTGGTGGCAAGCGGCCTGACGCTGATCTTCGGCATCATGGGCGTCATCAACCTGGCACATGGCAGCTTCTACATGCTCGGGGCCTATCTGGCGTTCACGCTGGCCAGCCTTACGGGCAACCTGCTGATTGCCGTGCCGCTCGGCATCGTGCTGGGCGTGGCGTTCGGCTACGTGCTGGAGTGGGTGTTCTTCAGCTTCCTCTACGAGCGCGACCACCTGCAGCAGGTGCTGATGACCTACGGCCTGATCCTCGTGTTCGAGGAATTGCGCAGCATCCTGGTCGGCGACGATGTGCACGGCGTGCCCGTGCCCGCGTTGCTCGACGGGGCGCTGCCGATCGGCAACGACATGACGTACCCGGTCTACCGCCTGTTCATCTCGGCGGTGTGCCTGCTGGTGGCGGCGGCAATGTACTTCGTGATCCGGCGCACGCGCCTGGGCATGATGATCCGCGCGGGCGCCACCAACCGTGAAATGGTGCAGTCGCTCGGCATCAACGTGACGGTGCTGTACCGCGTGGTGTTCGCGCTGGGCGTGGCGCTGGCGGTGCTGGCGGGGATGATTGCCGCGCCGGTGTCGTCGGTGTACCCGGGCATGGGCGCGCAGGTGCTGATCGTCTGCTTCGTGGTGGTGGTGATCGGCGGCATCGGCTCGGTGAAGGGCGCGCTGGTCGCCTCGCTGCTGCTGGGCTTCGTCGATACCTTTGGCAAAGTGTTCTGGCAGGATGCGTCGGGCGTGCTGATCTACCTCCTGATGGCGGTGATCCTGTTGTGGAAGCCGCAAGGCCTGTTCAAGGCGGGTTGA
- a CDS encoding ABC transporter substrate-binding protein — MHRFTSRRLAPACLAVAAMLAATGAVHAQSAQGGKIKVGFMLPYTGTYASLGTTIENGFRMYVQQQGGKLGGRDIEYFKVDDESDPAKAPENATKLIKRDQVDVVVGTVHSGVQMGIVKVAKENNTLLIIPNAGVDEATGPLCGPNIFRSSFSNWQPGYAMGHVLAERGMKKVVTLTWKYAAGEQSVKGFKEAFEGKGGKVVKELSLPFPNVEFQALITEVAALKPDAVFVFFAGGGAVKFVKDWAAAGLKDKIPLYGSGFLTDGTLEAQGNAAQGLETTLHYADGLSNARDKSFRLDYAKTYKLQPDVYAVQGYDAAQLLAAGANAVKGDMSRKADVYKAMEAARVDSPRGAFTLSKAHNPVQDFYLRKVDGRENKVSTVAVKSLADPARGCRL; from the coding sequence ATGCACCGCTTCACATCGCGCAGGCTCGCGCCTGCCTGCCTTGCCGTCGCTGCAATGCTTGCCGCCACCGGGGCCGTCCATGCGCAAAGCGCGCAGGGCGGGAAGATCAAGGTAGGGTTCATGCTGCCTTACACGGGTACGTATGCGTCACTGGGTACGACCATCGAGAACGGCTTCCGCATGTACGTGCAGCAGCAGGGCGGCAAGCTCGGCGGCCGCGACATCGAGTACTTCAAGGTCGATGACGAATCCGATCCCGCCAAGGCGCCCGAGAACGCCACCAAGCTGATCAAGCGCGACCAGGTCGACGTGGTCGTGGGCACCGTGCATTCGGGCGTGCAGATGGGCATCGTCAAGGTGGCCAAGGAAAACAACACGCTGCTGATCATCCCGAACGCCGGCGTCGATGAAGCGACCGGTCCGCTGTGCGGCCCCAATATCTTCCGCTCGTCGTTCTCCAACTGGCAGCCCGGCTACGCCATGGGCCATGTGCTGGCCGAGCGCGGCATGAAGAAGGTGGTCACCCTGACCTGGAAGTACGCGGCCGGCGAGCAATCGGTCAAGGGCTTCAAGGAAGCCTTCGAAGGCAAGGGCGGCAAGGTGGTGAAGGAACTGAGCCTGCCGTTCCCCAACGTAGAGTTCCAGGCGCTGATCACCGAAGTGGCGGCGCTCAAGCCGGACGCCGTGTTCGTGTTCTTCGCGGGCGGCGGCGCCGTCAAGTTCGTCAAGGACTGGGCCGCGGCCGGGCTCAAGGACAAGATTCCGCTTTACGGCTCGGGCTTCCTGACCGACGGCACGCTCGAAGCGCAGGGCAACGCCGCGCAGGGCCTGGAGACCACGCTGCACTATGCCGACGGCCTGAGCAACGCGCGCGACAAGAGCTTCCGCCTCGACTACGCCAAGACGTACAAGCTGCAGCCGGACGTGTACGCCGTGCAGGGCTACGACGCCGCGCAGCTGCTCGCCGCCGGTGCCAATGCGGTAAAGGGCGACATGTCGCGCAAGGCCGATGTCTACAAGGCCATGGAAGCGGCCAGGGTGGACAGCCCGCGCGGTGCCTTCACACTGTCCAAGGCGCACAACCCGGTGCAGGACTTCTACCTGCGCAAGGTGGACGGCCGCGAGAACAAGGTGAGCACCGTGGCGGTGAAGTCGCTGGCCGATCCGGCGCGCGGCTGCCGTCTCTGA